The Pseudomonas benzenivorans region CATGCTGTTTCCCGACGAGCCGCTGTCGGAGATCGAATTCGTCCTGTTCCACAACACCGCACGCCCCCACCACTACCGCCGCCTGAGCGACCTCGATGGGCTGAAGGTCGGCGTCTCTGCCGGCTACTGGTATGCCAATCGCGAATTTCGCGAATCCGCACGCTTCCGCCGTGAGCCCGCGCCCAACCATGCGGCCAACTTCGGCAAGCTGATGCGCAACCGCGTGGACCTGGTGATCAACGACCACCGCGCCGGGCACTTCCTGCTGGACCAGATGAAGCTGAGCGAAGCGATCGGGCACAGCCCCCGAGTGGTCAGCCGTGACCGTCTGTACCTGGGCCTGCGCCGCGATGCCGGCCTGGAGGCGTTTGCCGAGCGCTTCGCCGAGGAGCTGCGGCGCTTCAAGGCCGAGCCGGCCTATGCCGCCCTGCTCGCCCGTTACGCACCGCTCCACGGGACCCATGCCACGCCCGTCGAAGTGCGGAGCCCTTGAAGCCCCGGCCGCCCCTCCCCTACGCCACCACCTTGTAGCTCGGCACATAGGCGCTTCCGCCCGGCAGCTTCATCCGCTGCTGGTCGACGAAGGCCTGCAGCAGGCGATCCAGCGGGCGCATGATGCTCTGGTCGCCGGTGATCTGATAGGGCCCGTACTGCTCGATCAGGCGAATGCCCTGGACCTTCACATTGCCGGCGACTATGCCCGAGAACGCCCGACGCAGCTGCGCCGCCAGCTCGTGCACCGGCTGGTCGCGGGTCAGCTTGAGGCCGGCCATGTTCTCGTGGGTGGGCTCGAACGGCCGCTGGAAGCTCTCGTCGATCTTCAGCAGCCAGTTGAAGTGGAAGGCGTCGTTGCGCTCGCGGCGGAACTGGGTGACCGCCTTGATGCCCCGGGCCATCTCCCGGGCCACCTGGGCCGGGTCCTCGACGATGATCTGATAACGCTGCTGCGCCTCCTCGCCCAGGGTGGCGCCGATGAACGCGTGCAGCTGCTGCAGGTAGGGTTCGGCGCTGCGCGGCCCGGTGAGGATCAGCGGGAAGGGCAGATCCTTGTTGTCCGGGTGCATCAGGATGCCGAGGAAATACAGGAACTCCTCGGCGGTACCCG contains the following coding sequences:
- a CDS encoding substrate-binding periplasmic protein — encoded protein: MLLAGLSLTAQGQPLRIVSEAWPPYIYEENGQLRGQDYEAAAIVLQRMGVEAHWQLMPWKRCLAAFGQGRVDGIFDVFQTGARQATMLFPDEPLSEIEFVLFHNTARPHHYRRLSDLDGLKVGVSAGYWYANREFRESARFRREPAPNHAANFGKLMRNRVDLVINDHRAGHFLLDQMKLSEAIGHSPRVVSRDRLYLGLRRDAGLEAFAERFAEELRRFKAEPAYAALLARYAPLHGTHATPVEVRSP